The following coding sequences lie in one Rutidosis leptorrhynchoides isolate AG116_Rl617_1_P2 chromosome 6, CSIRO_AGI_Rlap_v1, whole genome shotgun sequence genomic window:
- the LOC139852301 gene encoding probable galacturonosyltransferase-like 4, with translation MQKDRMAFRRSHSLSHLIGLLSLFLSINLILLTTTTVATPTNPRLTFIRKLSSKKTTFPAFHEAPAFRNGDECTDNIVHVAMTIDSNYIRGTMAAVLSILQHSFCPDNVFFHFLWSRYNEQIYNSIITTFPYLRFKVYEFETKKVRGKISKSIRQALDQPLNYARVYLADILPANVNRVIYLDSDIVMVDDVEKLWRVNLEGKVLAAPEYCKANFTRYFTNDFWKDPELGKTFEGRYPCYFNTGVMVVDVRKWREGAYSNKVEEWMAVQKQRRIYHLGSLPPFLLVFAGKIKGIDHRWNQHGLGGDNIEGRCRSLHPGPISLLHWSGKGKPWLRLDSRKPCVVDHLWAPYDLYRSSKHVLEE, from the coding sequence ATGCAAAAAGACAGGATGGCCTTTCGGAGATCTCATTCTCTCTCGCATCTCATTGGCCTCCTGTCTCTATTTTTGTCTATAAATTTGATTCTCCTTACCACAACCACCGTCGCTACACCCACCAATCCTCGCCTTACCTTCATTCGAAAACTATCGTCTAAAAAAACTACTTTTCCCGCCTTTCATGAAGCTCCCGCTTTTCGCAATGGGGATGAGTGTACGGACAACATTGTCCATGTAGCCATGACTATTGACTCAAACTACATTCGTGGGACAATGGCGGCGGTTTTATCAATCTTACAACATTCGTTTTGTCCCGATAATGTGTTTTTTCATTTCCTATGGTCTCGTTATAATGAACAAATCTATAATAGTATCATAACGACATTTCCTTACCTAAGGTTTAAGGTATATGAATTTGAAACGAAAAAGGTTCGTGGGAAAATATCCAAATCTATCCGTCAAGCGTTGGACCAACCGTTGAACTACGCAAGAGTTTACCTAGCGGATATATTACCAGCGAATGTCAACCGCGTGATCTATTTGGATTCGGATATTGTGATGGTTGATGACGTTGAGAAGTTGTGGAGAGTTAACTTGGAAGGCAAGGTACTCGCAGCACCCGAGTATTGTAAGGCAAATTTCACACGATACTTCACGAATGATTTTTGGAAGGATCCAGAATTAGGTAAAACATTTGAGGGCCGATATCCGTGTTATTTTAACACAGGGGTGATGGTTGTAGATGTTCGTAAATGGAGGGAAGGTGCGTATTCAAATAAAGTAGAAGAGTGGATGGCAGTACAAAAGCAACGGAGAATATATCACTTGGGTTCGTTACCACCGTTTTTGCTTGTATTTGCAGGGAAGATTAAAGGAATTGATCATAGATGGAACCAACATGGGTTAGGTGGTGACAATATTGAAGGAAGATGCAGAAGTTTGCACCCTGGTCCGATTAGCCTGCTTCATTGGAGTGGAAAAGGTAAACCATGGTTAAGGTTAGACTCGAGGAAACCTTGTGTTGTTGATCACTTGTGGGCCCCATATGATCTGTATCGTTCGTCAAAACATGTGCTAGAAGAATAA
- the LOC139852300 gene encoding CSC1-like protein At4g02900 — protein sequence MATISDITVSAAINSLSALAFLLAFAIFRLQPINDRIYFPKWYIKGIRENPSTSGPLVKKFVNLDVRMYIRILNWVPAALKMPELELIDHAGLDSAVYIRIYLLGLKIFVPIAILAFCVLLPVNYTGGNFSRSSVIMKDLAYGEIDKFSISNVPPASKRLAAHIVMAYVFSFWTCYILYKEYKIVTDMRLHFLASQSRRPDQFTVLVRNVPPDPDESVSEHVEHFFCVNHPDQYLVHKVVYNANKLANMVDRKKDLHNRLIYYSNKFERRPSKRPTTKSGFWGLWGKKIDAIDYYTEEIEKLSKEEIAERERVIADPKAVVPAAFVSFRSRWGAAICAQTQQTKNPTRWITDWAPEPRDVYWNNLAIPFLQLNLRKLVMAVAFFGLTFCFMFPIAFVQTLANIEYIGKVLPFLKPLIYKDSVKSFIQGFLPGMVLKIFLLVLPMILMEMSKIEGYVAVSALEARSAGKYHLFLLVNVFLGSIITGTALQQLQKFLNQSPSEIPKTVGVSIPMKATFFITYIMVDGWAGVAAEIFRMVPLILYHLKNVFLVKTEKDRDEAMDPGSLAWPITEPRLQLYFLLGLVYSTVTPILLPFIITFFAFAYLVFRHQIINVYNQKYESAASFWPDVHRRILIGLVISQITLLGLLSTKEAENSTPILLALPFLTFWFHRYCKNRFESAFRKFPLQDAMIKDTLERATEPQLDLKAYLKDAYIHPVFKGGEVELQEFDEEDDDFHIVATKRTSRKGSQVGTQEGSPDDMTGIFAV from the exons ATGGCTACTATTTCGGATATAACCGTTTCAGCTGCCATTAACAGTCTATCTGCATTAGCATTTCTCTTGGCATTCGCGATATTTCGTCTTCAACCAATAAATGACCGTATTTACTTCCCGAAATGGTATATCAAAGGCATACGGGAAAATCCAAGCACTTCAGGGCCTTTAGTAAAGAAATTTGTCAATCTAGATGTTAGaatgtatataagaatattaaaTTGGGTGCCTGCAGCATTAAAGATGCCAGAACTTGAGCTTATAGATCACGCTGGCCTCGATTCTGCTGTGTATATTCGTATTTATCTTCTCGG CTTGAAAATATTTGTTCCTATTGCTATACTTGCATTTTGTGTGCTGTTACCTGTCAATTATACTGGCGGAAATTTCAGCCGAAGTAGCGTTATTATGAAAGATTTAGCGTACGGTGAGATAGACAAGTTTTCAATATCCAATGTCCCGCCTGCATCAAAAAG GTTAGCTGCACATATAGTCATGGCGTACGTCTTTTCGTTTTGGACGTGTTATATTCTATACAAGGAATACAAAATTGTAACCGACATGCGGCTACATTTTCTTGCTTCTCAAAGCCGACGTCCAGATCAATTTACT GTCCTTGTGAGAAACGTGCCTCCGGATCCTGATGAATCCGTCAGTGAACATGTTGAACATTTCTTCTGTGTTAATCACCCCGATCAATATCTTGTACATAAG GTAGTGTACAATGCAAATAAGCTTGCGAATATGGTGGATCGGAAGAAGGATTTGCATAATCGACTTATTTACTACAGCAATAAGTTCGAGAGAAGACCATCTAAAAGGCCAACCACCAAG AGTGGTTTTTGGGGTCTTTGGGGAAAGAAGATTGATGCGATAGATTACTATACCGAAGAAATTGAGAAGTTGAGCAAAGAA GAAATAGCAGAACGCGAAAGGGTTATTGCTGATCCAAAAGCTGTGGTCCCAGCAGCATTTGTTTCGTTCAGATCACGATGGGGTGCAGCCATTTGTGCTCAAACACAACAGACAAAGAATCCAACTCGTTGGATCACAGATTGGGCTCCTGAACCGCGCGATGTTTACTGGAATAACCTAGCCATACCTTTCTTGCAGCTAAACCTGCGAAAATTAGTCATGGCTGTTGCCTTTTTTGGTCTTACTTTCTGTTTCATGTTCCCAATTGCCTTTGTTCAAACTTTGGCCAACATTGAATACATTGGAAAAGTTCTTCCCTTTTTGAAACCCCTTATCTATAA AGACTCGGTCAAGTCGTTCATTCAAGGTTTTCTCCCGGGGATGGTGTTGAAGATCTTTCTTCTTGTTCTTCCAATGATTTTAATGGAAATGTCTAAAATTGAGGGGTATGTTGCTGTTTCCGCTTTAGAAGCAAGATCAGCCGGAAAATATCATCTTTTTTTGCTCGTGAATGTGTTTCTTGGAAGCATTATTACAGGAACTGCTCTACAGCAACTTCAAAAGTTCTTAAATCAATCACCATCCGA GATTCCAAAAACTGTGGGTGTTTCGATTCCAATGAAGGCAACGTTTTTCATTACATACATTATGGTCGACGGTTGGGCTGGTGTGGCCGCAGAGATATTCAGAATGGTTCCGTTGATTTTGTATCACTTGAAGAACGTTTTCTTGGTGAAAACTGAAAAAGACAGAGACGAGGCAATGGACCCTGGTTCATTGGCTTGGCCCATAACCGAGCCTCGTTTACAGCTGTACTTTTTGCTTGGACTTGTCTACTCGACTGTCACTCCTATACTCCTCCCGTTCATCATCACCTTCTTTGCTTTTGCGTATCTCGTTTTTCGTCATCAG ATCATTAATGTGTACAACCAGAAGTACGAGAGTGCTGCATCATTTTGGCCAGATGTTCATCGGCGTATTCTTATTGGTTTAGTGATTTCGCAAATTACATTGTTAGGATTACTGAGCACAAAAGAGGCCGAAAACTCGACACCTATTTTACTCGCACTCCCGTTCTTAACTTTCTGGTTCCATCGGTATTGCAAGAATCGGTTTGAATCTGCATTCCGAAAGTTCCCATTACAG GACGCGATGATCAAAGATACATTGGAAAGGGCAACGGAACCACAACTTGATCTAAAAGCGTATTTGAAAGATGCTTATATACACCCGGTTTTTAAAGGTGGGGAGGTTGAATTACAAgaatttgatgaagaagatgatgattttCATATAGTTGCTACAAAACGGACTTCGCGTAAGGGAAGTCAAGTTGGAACTCAAGAAGGTAGTCCTGATGATATGACGGGTATTTTCGCCGTTTAA